A single Micromonospora luteifusca DNA region contains:
- a CDS encoding LysE family translocator, with the protein MQGVAVLGFLVAVAPITATPGASLTLVVSRVATGGRRQGWWVILGTVTGLYVHATLAAVGLAALVLRSSQAFWVVKLVGAGYLVGLGIWLLWSASRRRTGPPPTVRARRLPWRVHHPYLQGLLGNVLNPKAAAVYLTLAPQFLEPGRPVLVPMLLLATAHAALHTCWLAGWTAVSGAAARLLRKANVRRVFDRLTGAILLSLGVRAAVT; encoded by the coding sequence ATGCAGGGAGTAGCAGTGCTCGGCTTCCTGGTCGCCGTCGCGCCGATCACCGCCACTCCGGGCGCGAGCCTGACACTTGTCGTTTCGCGCGTCGCCACCGGCGGTCGGCGGCAGGGCTGGTGGGTGATCCTGGGTACGGTCACCGGGCTCTACGTGCATGCCACCCTGGCCGCCGTCGGCCTGGCCGCGTTGGTGCTCCGCTCGTCGCAGGCATTCTGGGTCGTCAAACTGGTCGGCGCCGGTTACCTGGTGGGGCTCGGGATCTGGCTGCTCTGGTCCGCGTCCCGCCGCCGGACCGGGCCGCCACCGACGGTGCGTGCCCGGAGGCTGCCGTGGCGCGTCCACCACCCCTACCTGCAGGGGCTGCTCGGCAACGTCCTGAATCCCAAGGCCGCCGCCGTCTACCTCACCCTCGCACCACAGTTCCTCGAACCGGGCCGACCGGTGCTGGTGCCGATGTTGCTCCTCGCCACCGCACACGCCGCACTGCACACCTGCTGGCTCGCCGGTTGGACGGCAGTCTCCGGCGCCGCCGCCCGGCTGCTCCGCAAGGCGAATGTGCGGCGCGTGTTCGATCGGCTGACCGGTGCGATCCTGCTCAGCCTGGGCGTGCGGGCGGCGGTGACCTGA
- a CDS encoding SGNH/GDSL hydrolase family protein → MASTIAALLTALCVPLVVHAARTRHEPATAANQHFAVTWAASADRLKAGPAERSYRLVVRTSVGGNALRIRLTNAFGDHPVTFASAYAGLQRQGAELIRGSNRRLTFGGQSSVTVPAGETILSDPLPGDVAAQSNLVVSLHVTGVQGPMTGHTLAMQTSYATAGDHAAEEAAVNWTDAMSFWYWLDAVSVQTSTAISSVVTLGDSITDGWDSTTDLNRRWPDYLSRRLQAATDSTVKGVANEGISGNKVLADGGGEAALHRFDRDVLAHPGVDTVFVHEGINDIKAHTGVTVDDLTAGYRQLVDRAHAAGKCVVGATLMAYKGWPEYDAVGEAVRQDVNDWIRHGGVFDAVVDFDKITRNPYDPQALLPLFDGGDHLHPNDNGMQAMANAVDLAALRCGG, encoded by the coding sequence GTGGCGTCCACCATCGCGGCGCTGCTCACGGCGCTCTGCGTACCCCTGGTCGTCCATGCGGCGCGGACACGGCACGAGCCGGCGACCGCCGCGAACCAGCACTTCGCGGTCACCTGGGCGGCCAGTGCCGACCGGCTGAAAGCCGGGCCCGCCGAGCGCAGCTACCGGCTGGTCGTGCGCACCAGCGTCGGTGGGAACGCCCTCCGGATCCGCCTGACCAACGCCTTCGGCGATCACCCGGTCACCTTCGCCAGCGCGTACGCGGGGTTGCAGCGGCAGGGTGCCGAGCTGATCCGGGGCAGCAACCGGCGGCTGACGTTCGGCGGGCAGTCGTCGGTCACCGTCCCGGCCGGGGAGACGATCCTCAGCGACCCGCTGCCCGGGGACGTGGCCGCCCAGAGCAATCTCGTCGTGAGCCTCCACGTCACCGGCGTCCAGGGGCCGATGACCGGGCACACCCTTGCCATGCAGACGTCGTACGCGACGGCCGGTGATCACGCGGCCGAAGAGGCGGCGGTCAACTGGACCGACGCGATGAGCTTCTGGTACTGGCTGGACGCGGTCAGCGTGCAGACATCCACCGCGATCAGCTCGGTCGTGACGCTCGGCGACTCCATCACCGACGGTTGGGACTCCACCACGGACCTCAACCGCCGCTGGCCCGACTACCTCTCCCGGCGACTCCAGGCCGCGACCGACAGCACGGTGAAGGGTGTGGCCAACGAGGGCATCTCCGGCAACAAGGTGCTCGCCGACGGTGGCGGAGAGGCCGCGCTGCACCGGTTCGATCGCGACGTGCTCGCCCACCCCGGGGTCGACACGGTGTTCGTGCACGAAGGCATCAACGACATCAAGGCCCACACCGGCGTCACCGTGGACGACCTGACCGCCGGCTACCGGCAGCTGGTCGACCGGGCGCACGCCGCGGGCAAGTGCGTCGTCGGCGCCACGCTGATGGCCTACAAGGGTTGGCCCGAGTACGACGCCGTCGGTGAGGCCGTGCGCCAGGACGTCAACGACTGGATCAGGCACGGTGGCGTGTTCGACGCCGTGGTCGACTTCGACAAGATCACCCGCAACCCGTACGACCCGCAGGCGCTCCTGCCGCTCTTCGACGGCGGGGATCATCTCCACCCGAACGACAACGGCATGCAGGCGATGGCGAACGCCGTCGACCTGGCCGCACTGCGCTGCGGGGGCTGA
- a CDS encoding metallophosphoesterase: MLVIAHLSDTHLDSHPRSAERTARVMDHLHALPRPVDAILITGDIADHGEVAEYELAARLFDSPLPVLVCPGNHDVRDAYRKGLLGDDRGGTGPINARHDVAGAVFLLADSSVPGEDDGHLDDETMTWLADELGSVPAETPTFIAFHHPPVVLHHPVIDPMRLLPADPLAELVAAHPQVVAVLTGHFHTAAASTFAGRPLRIAPGVVSTLRMPWEGEGRLTTQTQPPGVAFHVYDDTGLLTTHYRVVV; the protein is encoded by the coding sequence TTGCTGGTCATCGCGCATCTCAGTGACACCCACCTCGACAGCCATCCCCGATCGGCCGAGCGGACCGCCCGGGTCATGGACCACCTGCACGCCCTGCCACGGCCGGTCGACGCGATCCTGATCACCGGGGACATCGCCGACCACGGCGAGGTGGCCGAGTACGAATTGGCCGCGCGGCTCTTCGACTCCCCGCTGCCGGTCCTGGTCTGCCCCGGCAACCACGATGTGCGCGACGCGTACCGCAAGGGTCTGCTCGGTGACGACCGCGGCGGCACCGGCCCGATCAACGCCCGTCACGACGTGGCCGGCGCGGTTTTCCTCCTCGCCGACTCATCGGTGCCGGGCGAGGACGACGGCCACCTGGATGACGAGACGATGACATGGCTCGCCGACGAACTGGGCTCGGTGCCGGCCGAAACGCCGACGTTCATCGCCTTCCACCATCCGCCGGTGGTGCTGCACCATCCGGTCATCGATCCGATGCGGCTGCTGCCCGCCGATCCCCTGGCCGAGCTGGTCGCCGCCCATCCGCAGGTCGTCGCCGTGCTGACCGGGCACTTCCACACCGCCGCCGCGAGCACCTTCGCCGGCCGCCCACTGCGCATCGCGCCGGGCGTGGTCTCCACCCTCCGGATGCCCTGGGAGGGCGAGGGGCGGCTGACCACCCAGACCCAGCCACCCGGCGTCGCGTTCCACGTCTACGACGACACCGGCCTGCTCACCACCCACTACCGGGTGGTGGTCTGA